The proteins below come from a single Etheostoma spectabile isolate EspeVRDwgs_2016 chromosome 4, UIUC_Espe_1.0, whole genome shotgun sequence genomic window:
- the ubap1 gene encoding ubiquitin-associated protein 1 — protein sequence MAARKSGSDVYNNGPISYLDEVPFKINDKFRCPAKVGLPVGFCLPDCGSLLMDSKYDFSLEKRSVRWGVDLAEARAAEARAEEAAAKQEAESRECLAQAQDVDGNGGKKCRSAAEDQDLLPPALNPVLAGLSHNAILTPLPAPSLGPRKIQPSTPQLHCLNLADFEREEDPFDKLELKTLDDREELRNILQSQPQPQPPPSVSIPEVSQIGPVSRGNSPSPPSTNTSLTSKPGFTHKPNGLVALLDMDRVGQPARTGFDTDDRPCNIRSLTFPKLTDSGDPVPVRYSPIPAPIPASRQNLPNGSPLTFPKTQVIVAPEPTSHTKSGAPKPANPGSGTAGLPCGGALLSMTPSERQCVETLVGMGYSYEGVLRAMQRQGQNVEQVLDYLFVHGRLCERGFDASAVEECLEMYQCSEEKALQFLELMSRFGEMGFQRDAIKEVLLVHNNDQDKALEDLMTRATAS from the exons ATGGCTGCGAGGAAGTCTGGATCAGATGTATACAACAATG gaCCCATCAGCTACCTTGATGAAGTTCCCTTCAAGATCAATGACAAATTTCGCTGCCCAGCCAAAGTGGGGTTGCCTGTTGGTTTCTGTCTCCCAGACTGTGGCTCCTTGCTGATGGACTCAAAG TATGACTTTTCTCTGGAGAAGCGTAGTGTGCGTTGGGGGGTTGACCTGGCTGAGGCCAGGGCAGCAGAAGCCAGAGCAGAAGAAGCAGCAGCCAAGCAGGAGGCAGAGAGCAGAGAGTGTTTGGCACAGGCCCAGGACGTTGATGGTAATGGAGGGAAGAAATGCCGGTCTGCTGCAGAAGACCAGGACCTTCTACCACCAGCGTTGAACCCTGTCCTGGCAGGGCTGAGCCATAATGCCATCCTCACTCCACTGCCTGCCCCAAGCCTTGGCCCCAGGAAAATCCAGCCTAGCACTCCCCAGCTGCACTGCCTCAACCTAGCCGACTTTGAGCGGGAAGAGGACCCCTTTGACAAGCTGGAGCTCAAAACTTTGGACGATAGGGAGGAGCTCAGGAACATCCTCCAGAGCCAGCCCCAACCTCAACCTCCTCCCTCTGTATCCATACCAGAGGTTTCCCAGATAGGGCCAGTGTCACGTGGAAACAGCCCTTCTCCTCCGAGCACCAACACCAGCCTCACATCCAAACCTGGCTTTACCCATAAACCCAATGGGTTGGTTGCCTTGCTGGACATGGACAGAGTTGGACAGCCTGCGAGAACGGGGTTTGACACAGATGATCGACCCTGTAACATCCGCTCTCTCACTTTTCCCAAGCTCACTGATTCTGGTGACCCAGTGCCAGTAAGGTACAGCCCAATCCCTGCACCCATCCCGGCTTCTCGACAGAACTTACCCAATGGCAGCCCACTGACCTTTCCCAAGACCCAAGTTATTGTTGCCCCTGAGCCAACTAGCCACACCAAGAGTGGCGCACCAAAACCG GCCAACCCAGGATCAGGAACTGCTGGTCTGCCATGTGGCGGAGCCCTGCTCAGCATGACCCCCAGCGAGCGCCAGTGCGTGGAAACCCTTGTGGGCATGGGCTACTCTTATGAGGGTGTCCTACGGGCCATGCAGAGGCAAGGGCAGAACGTGGAGCAG GTACTGGACTACCTGTTTGTCCATGGGCGTCTGTGTGAGCGGGGCTTCGATGCAAGTGCGGTGGAAGAATGTTTAGAGATGTACCAATGCTCAGAAGAAAAG GCCTTGCAGTTCCTTGAGCTAATGTCAAGATTTGGTGAAATGGGATTTCAGCGGGATGCCATTAAAGAAGTGCTGCTAGTCCACAACAATGATCAGGACAAGGCTTTAGAGGACCTGATGACTCGGGCTACAGCTAGCTGA